In Chloroflexota bacterium, one DNA window encodes the following:
- a CDS encoding YbaK/EbsC family protein, with protein MRSVDRVRDYFIQRQLPIEVLELPISARTAQLAADAVNTPLGSIVKSLIFIADTRAILALVAGDQRADANKIAQCAGATRAQIANAEQVRAHSSYAIGGVPPVAHPAQLETLVDETLLRFARVWAAAGAPNALFEIELKLLLELTHGRVADIVVTSSS; from the coding sequence ATGCGCTCTGTTGATCGCGTACGCGATTATTTCATTCAACGCCAATTACCGATTGAGGTACTCGAACTGCCGATCAGCGCGCGCACCGCGCAACTCGCGGCGGACGCGGTGAACACGCCGCTGGGCAGTATCGTCAAATCGCTTATCTTTATCGCGGACACGCGCGCGATTCTCGCGTTGGTTGCCGGGGATCAACGCGCGGACGCGAACAAGATCGCGCAGTGCGCGGGCGCGACGCGCGCGCAGATCGCGAACGCGGAGCAGGTGCGCGCCCATTCGTCGTACGCGATTGGCGGCGTGCCGCCGGTCGCGCATCCTGCGCAACTCGAAACGCTGGTGGATGAAACATTGCTGCGATTCGCGCGCGTGTGGGCAGCCGCCGGCGCGCCGAACGCGTTGTTTGAAATCGAACTGAAATTATTATTGGAACTCACGCATGGACGCGTGGCGGACATTGTCGTCACATCATCTTCGTGA
- the pfkA gene encoding 6-phosphofructokinase codes for MRRIAVLTSGGDAPGMNPAVRAVVRMGTSLGFEVFGVERGYQGLIDSDFHRLTIREIGGLLSKGGTFLQSARCLEFKNPPGRRKALHNLNGAGIEGLIIIGGNGTHLGAYELSRMGFPIVTIPSTIDNDLCFTDMTLGVDTALNTVLDAIDKIRDTASSHQRAFLIETMGRDSGYLALMSGIAGGAEIIVIPEAPMTPAQILEGIQAQYALGKPHSIIVVAEGHHPSTPEIYDYLHAREEEIGFTVRMTILGHLQRGGRPSAYERLLATRLGVAAVQQMHAGNYGVMVGLVGNKIVTTDLAQVANCHKKVDLELYALANTLEFGRTQVKPPAIPALPADASDVIIPKKENLPPEVMG; via the coding sequence ATCCGACGAATTGCAGTGCTGACCAGCGGCGGCGACGCGCCGGGCATGAACCCAGCCGTGCGCGCGGTTGTCCGCATGGGCACGAGTCTGGGTTTCGAAGTGTTCGGCGTCGAGCGCGGCTACCAGGGATTGATTGACAGCGACTTTCATCGTCTCACGATCCGTGAGATTGGCGGTCTGCTCAGCAAGGGCGGCACGTTCTTGCAAAGCGCGCGTTGCCTCGAATTCAAAAATCCGCCGGGACGACGCAAGGCGCTGCACAATCTGAACGGCGCGGGCATCGAAGGTCTCATCATCATCGGCGGCAACGGCACGCATCTCGGCGCGTACGAATTATCGCGCATGGGTTTTCCCATCGTGACGATTCCGAGCACGATTGACAACGACCTGTGCTTTACCGACATGACCCTCGGCGTGGACACCGCGCTCAACACTGTGCTCGACGCGATTGACAAGATTCGCGATACCGCGTCGAGTCATCAACGCGCGTTTCTCATCGAAACGATGGGGCGCGATTCCGGCTACCTCGCGTTGATGAGCGGCATCGCGGGCGGCGCGGAAATCATCGTGATTCCCGAAGCGCCGATGACGCCGGCGCAAATTCTCGAAGGCATCCAAGCGCAGTACGCGCTCGGCAAACCGCACAGCATCATCGTCGTCGCCGAAGGTCATCACCCCAGCACGCCAGAGATCTACGATTACTTGCACGCGCGCGAAGAAGAGATCGGGTTCACGGTCCGCATGACGATCCTGGGTCACTTGCAACGCGGCGGTCGCCCAAGCGCGTACGAGCGTTTGCTCGCGACGCGTCTTGGCGTGGCGGCGGTGCAACAGATGCACGCCGGGAATTATGGCGTGATGGTCGGCTTGGTGGGCAACAAAATCGTCACCACCGATTTGGCGCAAGTGGCAAACTGTCACAAAAAAGTGGACTTGGAGTTGTACGCGCTAGCCAACACGCTTGAATTCGGACGCACGCAGGTCAAACCGCCGGCAATCCCCGCGCTGCCCGCCGACGCGAGCGATGTGATCATTCCGAAAAAAGAAAACCTGCCGCCCGAAGTGATGGGGTAA
- a CDS encoding glycosyltransferase family 39 protein — translation MPPMSWSSTLPDSFSARRFWQSSLGFLASSGLVYAACIVAATLTLHAYFAQTWDVATFIQAGRALLDGNPFDLYAQSRAAQHWPYAYPPLHAIVSALALVAGDALRVFPESVWVRVPPMLADIGVAVVLYRIIERKSDVATARVAALVWLFNPITFYDTAVQGHFESEWLLCVLLAYLWFQDSRVVMASVALAIAVLFKQIAILFAIPMWIFVLVGATHPSPLPQRVTRLALSGIVFAIIVGAICLPYLLYSDDFWYMNLTYVENVPVQTQSWIVALLGWTRDKPNALTSDFFLLRYQTIISLLAAGVLAWVAARRGWSVYLAATLIAIAFFLTSRKVMGYYYVTLFPFLLAELAPKRRFDLMLIAVAATTYISLSPYYAAWVDHAHWWIYAILGTLNSLFFVWLCFALIADGRRQTADKFAVGGQRSAVVMTLGLFAGAVGAALLQPLAQNNTSPIRAPIIAPGMETTAAFAFVALIAFVVVVLAMIAYTTRGAERISCVAWGIALIFAPLFFAVYYLTKETTAIFEIALKALGV, via the coding sequence ATGCCGCCAATGTCGTGGTCGAGCACGCTCCCCGATTCGTTTTCCGCGCGGCGCTTTTGGCAATCCTCGCTTGGTTTTCTCGCGTCGAGTGGTTTGGTGTACGCCGCTTGTATCGTTGCCGCAACGTTGACTCTGCACGCGTATTTCGCGCAGACCTGGGACGTGGCGACGTTCATTCAAGCCGGGCGCGCCTTGCTCGACGGCAATCCGTTCGATCTGTACGCGCAATCGCGCGCGGCGCAACACTGGCCCTACGCGTATCCGCCGTTGCACGCCATCGTCTCCGCGCTCGCGCTCGTCGCCGGCGACGCGTTGCGTGTGTTCCCGGAATCCGTGTGGGTGCGCGTGCCGCCGATGCTCGCGGATATTGGCGTTGCAGTCGTGTTGTATCGCATTATCGAGCGTAAGTCGGATGTGGCGACCGCGCGCGTTGCCGCGCTCGTGTGGCTGTTCAATCCGATCACGTTTTACGACACGGCGGTGCAGGGACATTTCGAGAGCGAGTGGTTGTTGTGCGTCCTACTCGCGTACCTGTGGTTCCAAGATTCGCGTGTGGTGATGGCGAGTGTCGCGCTCGCAATCGCGGTGCTGTTCAAACAAATCGCGATTCTGTTCGCGATCCCGATGTGGATTTTTGTATTGGTAGGGGCGACGCATCCGTCGCCCCTACCACAACGCGTGACCCGCCTCGCATTATCTGGAATCGTTTTTGCGATCATCGTCGGCGCGATATGTTTACCGTACCTGCTCTACTCGGACGATTTCTGGTACATGAACCTGACCTACGTCGAGAATGTGCCAGTGCAAACGCAATCGTGGATCGTGGCGTTGCTGGGTTGGACGCGCGATAAACCGAACGCGCTGACGAGCGATTTCTTTTTGCTCCGTTATCAAACGATAATCTCGTTGCTCGCGGCGGGTGTGCTTGCATGGGTCGCCGCACGGCGCGGCTGGAGCGTGTACCTAGCGGCGACGCTCATCGCGATTGCGTTCTTTCTTACGTCCCGCAAAGTGATGGGCTATTATTACGTGACGCTGTTTCCATTCTTGCTCGCGGAACTCGCGCCCAAACGTCGTTTCGATTTGATGCTCATCGCGGTTGCGGCGACGACGTACATTTCACTTTCGCCGTACTATGCCGCGTGGGTGGATCACGCGCACTGGTGGATTTACGCGATCCTGGGAACGCTCAATAGTTTGTTTTTCGTGTGGCTGTGTTTCGCGCTGATCGCAGACGGCAGACGGCAGACCGCCGACAAATTCGCGGTCGGCGGTCAGCGGTCAGCGGTCGTGATGACGCTCGGTTTGTTCGCGGGCGCGGTCGGCGCGGCGTTGCTCCAGCCGCTCGCGCAGAACAATACGAGTCCGATTCGCGCGCCGATCATCGCGCCGGGAATGGAGACGACTGCCGCGTTCGCGTTCGTCGCGCTCATCGCGTTCGTCGTCGTTGTGCTTGCGATGATCGCGTACACGACGCGCGGCGCGGAACGCATCTCGTGCGTCGCCTGGGGCATCGCACTCATTTTTGCGCCGTTGTTCTTTGCGGTGTATTATCTGACGAAAGAAACTACCGCGATTTTTGAAATCGCTTTGAAAGCATTGGGAGTGTAA
- a CDS encoding glycosyltransferase, whose protein sequence is MTIRCSVGITAHNEQANIGKLLAAMLAQKLETVAITEIIVVASGCDDQTVPIIQEYAANDARIKLFVQEKREGKTSAINVFLQHAQEEICVLESGDTLPRQDTIENLVKLFADPKVGMTGAQKVPVNVPEHVVGYMSHLRLRMEHQLCLEIPRTGELIAFRHVFNQLPPDVAMDEAFVEALVIRRGLQVQYAPDAVVYNMGPETLGEFIMQRRRNHAGHLHLRKKYGYRVSSLDTWRVLRIGFDEVWNAFRLIWTLVALAGVEALARVLGMYDYYVKGDKQVVWDIAWTTKRVEQSPAIQGVASNSKTPSDSK, encoded by the coding sequence ATGACGATCCGTTGCAGTGTCGGCATCACCGCGCACAACGAACAAGCCAACATCGGCAAGTTGCTCGCGGCGATGCTCGCGCAAAAACTCGAAACCGTCGCGATCACCGAAATCATCGTCGTCGCGAGCGGATGCGACGACCAGACCGTGCCGATCATTCAAGAGTACGCGGCAAACGATGCGCGCATCAAATTGTTCGTGCAGGAAAAACGCGAAGGCAAAACATCCGCGATCAACGTGTTCCTGCAACACGCGCAGGAAGAAATCTGCGTGCTCGAAAGCGGCGACACGTTGCCGCGTCAAGATACCATCGAGAACCTGGTCAAGTTGTTCGCCGATCCCAAGGTCGGCATGACCGGCGCGCAAAAAGTGCCGGTGAATGTGCCGGAACACGTCGTCGGTTACATGTCGCACCTGCGTTTGCGAATGGAACACCAACTCTGTCTCGAAATTCCGCGCACCGGTGAACTCATCGCGTTTCGCCACGTGTTCAACCAACTCCCGCCCGATGTCGCGATGGATGAAGCGTTCGTCGAAGCCCTCGTGATTCGTCGCGGTCTTCAAGTCCAATATGCGCCGGACGCGGTCGTCTACAACATGGGTCCCGAAACGCTCGGCGAATTCATTATGCAGCGACGGCGCAATCATGCCGGGCATTTGCATTTGAGGAAAAAATACGGCTATCGCGTGTCGAGTCTGGATACGTGGCGCGTCCTCCGCATCGGCTTCGACGAAGTATGGAACGCGTTCCGCTTGATTTGGACGCTGGTTGCGCTCGCGGGCGTCGAGGCGCTCGCGCGCGTGCTGGGCATGTACGATTACTACGTCAAAGGCGACAAACAGGTCGTGTGGGACATCGCGTGGACGACCAAGCGCGTGGAACAATCGCCGGCGATCCAGGGCGTCGCGTCGAATTCTAAAACACCGAGTGATTCGAAATAG
- a CDS encoding flippase-like domain-containing protein has product MKNLLSNLLKIVVTLAIIVFLFSRVDLAAMGRQLARANGALLLLALALYFLAIVVGAAKWQVVARAQNDLRASLGELLTYSLVGLFFGNLLPSNVGGDVIRAYGLARASGKHEAAAISVLVDRLMGLTAFLGSAVVMALIAAVTLTRGELEQIEIATVIAATVLIGGSALLFSRRVGQRVKGIFDHAPFSRVQPIAQRVYHALQVYRNRYDALALNLFLSTCIVLITTTVWYTVALALGSDVPLLYFFLFNPLIAFVLLIPISFNGLGPKEATAVFFFGLVGMPNEIALAMSLVFHLLIVLTSLPGGVLWWRERALAPSANETPIVRG; this is encoded by the coding sequence ATGAAAAACCTCCTCTCCAACCTCCTCAAAATCGTCGTCACGCTTGCGATCATCGTGTTTCTCTTTTCGCGCGTAGACCTCGCGGCGATGGGACGCCAACTCGCGCGCGCAAATGGGGCGCTGTTGTTGCTGGCGCTCGCGTTGTATTTTCTCGCGATTGTCGTCGGCGCGGCAAAGTGGCAAGTGGTCGCGCGCGCGCAAAACGATTTGCGCGCGTCGCTGGGCGAATTGCTGACCTACTCGCTCGTCGGTTTATTCTTCGGCAATCTCTTGCCGAGCAACGTCGGCGGCGATGTGATCCGGGCGTACGGTCTCGCGCGCGCGAGCGGCAAGCATGAAGCCGCGGCGATCTCGGTGTTGGTGGATCGCTTGATGGGATTGACTGCGTTTCTCGGCTCGGCAGTCGTGATGGCGTTGATCGCGGCGGTCACGTTGACGCGCGGCGAATTGGAGCAAATCGAAATCGCGACGGTGATCGCGGCGACGGTGTTGATCGGCGGGTCGGCGCTGTTATTCAGTCGCCGCGTCGGACAACGCGTCAAAGGCATTTTCGATCATGCGCCGTTTTCACGCGTGCAACCGATCGCGCAACGCGTGTACCACGCGCTCCAGGTGTATCGCAATCGTTACGATGCGCTCGCGCTCAACCTGTTTCTTTCCACGTGCATCGTGCTTATCACGACGACGGTGTGGTACACCGTCGCCCTCGCGCTCGGCTCGGACGTGCCGCTGTTGTACTTTTTCCTCTTCAATCCGCTCATCGCGTTCGTGCTGTTGATTCCGATTTCGTTCAACGGCTTGGGTCCGAAAGAAGCGACCGCGGTGTTTTTCTTCGGACTGGTCGGGATGCCGAATGAAATCGCGCTCGCGATGTCGCTGGTCTTTCATCTATTGATCGTGTTGACGAGCTTGCCTGGTGGCGTGTTGTGGTGGCGCGAACGCGCGCTCGCGCCCTCGGCAAACGAAACACCCATCGTGCGCGGTTAA
- a CDS encoding DUF4388 domain-containing protein, with protein MALKGNLRDVGLNQLLNLIYLAHKTGALSVQSETSRADARLFFKEGKLIQASLDKQTPRLTDMMVKVGKLTSDQARAVQARSRVDTDKELGLLMIQNGILTQNDIIQGVKNYLLETVYQLFTWRSGIFRFDPNILPPEERITVAVTLDHLIIEGTRRVQEWEHLQDELPDLDVPLKFAERPDLNLRNVSLSVEQWKVVSFINSRNTIRQIASFLKIDEFQIRRIVYGLQTAGLIDVLPSPIAVAATAGAARPPMAVSPSPVGRNIISRVIDRLKSL; from the coding sequence ATGGCGCTTAAAGGCAACCTTCGCGACGTTGGACTGAACCAACTCCTCAATTTGATCTACCTTGCCCACAAAACTGGCGCGCTCTCGGTGCAATCGGAAACGAGTCGCGCCGATGCGCGTCTCTTCTTCAAAGAAGGCAAGCTAATCCAGGCTTCGCTCGACAAACAAACTCCGCGCTTGACGGACATGATGGTCAAGGTCGGCAAACTCACGTCCGACCAGGCGCGCGCGGTGCAAGCGCGTTCGCGCGTGGACACGGACAAGGAACTGGGTTTGCTGATGATTCAAAACGGCATCTTGACGCAGAACGACATCATTCAGGGCGTCAAGAATTATTTGCTCGAAACGGTGTACCAACTTTTCACGTGGCGTTCGGGCATTTTTCGTTTCGATCCGAACATCTTGCCGCCGGAAGAACGCATCACCGTCGCCGTCACGCTCGACCATCTCATCATCGAAGGCACACGGCGCGTGCAAGAGTGGGAGCATTTGCAAGACGAATTGCCGGACCTCGACGTGCCGCTCAAATTCGCCGAGCGTCCCGATTTGAATTTGCGGAATGTGAGTTTGAGCGTCGAACAATGGAAGGTGGTTTCGTTCATCAACTCGCGCAACACGATTCGGCAGATCGCGAGTTTCCTCAAGATTGACGAATTTCAAATTCGGCGCATCGTGTATGGCTTGCAGACCGCCGGCTTGATTGATGTGCTCCCTTCGCCTATCGCCGTCGCGGCGACGGCGGGCGCGGCGCGTCCCCCGATGGCAGTCTCGCCTTCGCCGGTCGGACGCAACATTATTTCGCGCGTGATTGATCGCCTCAAGTCACTCTAA
- a CDS encoding ATP/GTP-binding protein, translated as MQTVKMVVTGPFNSGKTSFIGSVSEIPVVRTERKITDDTRNVKQQTTVAMDFGRITIDKDLALYLFGTPGQKRFDFMWEILSEGMLGFVVLIDSSRPETFREARRILDTFRSYSSTPFVIAANKQDDDDAWPAEDLKVALGLDSNTRVLPCIATSKESVKNILLELLYVILESAPEETMTRKR; from the coding sequence ATGCAAACCGTCAAGATGGTTGTAACCGGTCCGTTCAATTCGGGCAAAACTTCGTTCATCGGCAGCGTTAGCGAAATTCCGGTCGTGCGCACCGAGCGCAAGATCACGGATGATACGCGCAATGTCAAACAGCAGACGACCGTCGCGATGGATTTTGGGCGGATCACGATTGACAAAGATTTGGCGCTGTATCTTTTCGGCACGCCTGGGCAAAAGCGGTTCGATTTCATGTGGGAGATTTTATCCGAAGGGATGCTGGGATTCGTGGTGTTGATTGACAGCTCCCGTCCGGAAACCTTTCGCGAAGCGCGCCGCATCCTCGATACATTTCGTTCGTACAGCAGTACCCCCTTTGTCATCGCCGCGAACAAGCAAGACGACGACGATGCCTGGCCCGCCGAAGACCTCAAAGTCGCGCTGGGACTCGATTCGAACACCCGCGTGTTGCCTTGTATCGCGACGAGCAAAGAAAGTGTCAAGAATATCTTGCTCGAATTGCTCTACGTCATCCTCGAAAGTGCTCCTGAAGAAACCATGACGCGGAAACGCTAG
- a CDS encoding HEAT repeat domain-containing protein, translating into MAKQIIFDFHSASAHLGEEKTPLSRAALGALSGASKENIRAFAHTWSGLSNQRRQDATQMLVHLAEDNFEYDFNAIFRHLLDDPDARVRESAIEGLWEDQDPTLVKSFVGFLRSDPNARVRATAADALGRFLLLAEYGRLPESYGAIAYEALLATVQSRIEESTVLYRSIEALGFSSQPLVRDVIRVAYDDPDEYMRASALVAMGHSADTSWRKTVEDELESPDAQMRFNAARAAGELEDRNAVPRLIELLDDADREVQAAAVGSLAQIASKPAQRALALAAESEDEILSELARDALRELDFTSSDFLMLDLDAEDELDEEIEEEEE; encoded by the coding sequence ATGGCAAAACAAATCATTTTCGATTTCCACTCTGCGTCAGCCCATCTTGGCGAGGAAAAAACGCCCTTGTCACGCGCCGCACTCGGCGCGTTGAGCGGCGCGAGCAAAGAAAACATCCGCGCGTTCGCTCATACCTGGAGCGGCTTGTCTAACCAGCGACGTCAGGATGCCACGCAAATGCTCGTGCATTTGGCAGAAGACAACTTTGAATATGATTTCAACGCGATTTTTCGTCACTTGCTCGACGATCCCGACGCGCGCGTGCGTGAGTCCGCGATTGAAGGGCTGTGGGAAGACCAGGACCCGACCCTCGTGAAATCGTTCGTCGGTTTTTTGCGCAGCGATCCGAATGCGCGCGTACGCGCGACCGCCGCCGATGCGTTGGGACGTTTTCTCCTGCTCGCCGAGTACGGTCGTTTGCCGGAATCGTACGGCGCGATCGCGTACGAAGCCTTACTCGCTACGGTGCAAAGTCGCATCGAGGAAAGCACAGTGCTCTATCGTTCCATCGAGGCGCTGGGATTTTCGAGCCAGCCGCTCGTGCGCGATGTCATTCGCGTGGCGTACGATGACCCCGACGAGTACATGCGCGCGAGCGCGCTCGTCGCGATGGGACACAGCGCCGATACGTCCTGGCGCAAAACTGTCGAAGACGAACTCGAATCGCCCGACGCGCAAATGCGCTTTAACGCGGCGCGTGCCGCCGGCGAATTGGAAGACCGCAACGCGGTGCCGCGTCTCATCGAATTGCTTGACGATGCCGATCGCGAAGTGCAAGCCGCCGCGGTCGGGTCGCTCGCACAGATTGCGAGTAAGCCGGCGCAGCGCGCGCTGGCGCTCGCGGCGGAATCGGAGGACGAAATCCTGAGCGAACTCGCGCGCGATGCGCTCCGTGAACTCGATTTCACCAGTTCCGATTTTCTCATGCTCGACCTGGACGCGGAAGATGAATTGGACGAAGAAATCGAAGAGGAGGAAGAGTAG
- a CDS encoding AEC family transporter has translation MNLTNLASILLNIITPIVLVALAGFVLGRTMNVDARPLSRATLYIFSPALVFTSAYRSKLGGEFITIVVYTLLITLLMGILTMIIAKVLRYDRVTTSAFQLGVLFYNAGNYGLPLMLFAFGEEGLARAVVLYTMVAVQTHTLAVFIAARGSARSRDALLNVLRLPLAYAYAFGLLFNQLGVTLPDPFLKAVELTGNATVPVLLTVLGIELSRIQLREDRGVVGVATFVRLIASPVVAFALAAAMNLTGVTRAVCIIQVSMPTAVFASILAVEFNARPNLVSGTVFLSTIGSIISLTILLALLM, from the coding sequence ATGAACCTCACCAATCTAGCTTCTATTTTGCTCAACATCATCACACCAATCGTGCTGGTCGCGCTCGCTGGTTTCGTCCTGGGTCGCACGATGAACGTGGATGCGCGCCCCCTCTCGCGCGCGACGCTCTACATTTTTTCACCTGCCCTCGTTTTCACTTCCGCCTACCGCTCCAAACTCGGCGGCGAGTTTATCACGATTGTCGTGTATACCTTGCTCATCACTTTGTTGATGGGCATTCTCACCATGATCATCGCCAAAGTGTTGCGCTACGACCGCGTCACGACGAGCGCGTTTCAACTGGGTGTCTTGTTTTACAACGCCGGGAATTACGGCTTGCCATTGATGCTCTTTGCCTTCGGCGAAGAAGGACTGGCGCGTGCCGTCGTGTTGTACACGATGGTCGCCGTGCAAACGCACACGCTCGCTGTGTTCATCGCCGCGCGCGGCTCCGCGCGGTCGCGCGACGCGTTGCTCAACGTGCTTCGCTTACCGCTCGCTTACGCGTACGCGTTCGGTCTACTTTTCAACCAGCTCGGCGTCACGCTACCCGATCCGTTCCTCAAAGCGGTCGAGTTGACCGGCAATGCGACGGTGCCAGTTTTGCTCACCGTGCTGGGCATCGAACTGTCGCGCATTCAACTGCGCGAGGATCGCGGCGTCGTTGGCGTCGCGACCTTTGTGCGACTCATCGCTTCACCGGTGGTTGCGTTCGCGCTCGCGGCGGCGATGAACCTGACCGGCGTCACGCGTGCGGTGTGCATCATCCAAGTCTCGATGCCGACCGCGGTCTTTGCCTCGATTCTCGCGGTCGAATTCAACGCGCGCCCCAACCTCGTTTCCGGTACCGTGTTCCTCTCGACGATTGGCAGCATCATTTCACTGACCATCCTCCTCGCGTTGCTGATGTAA